The DNA region GATACGCAACACCGTAATAAAACGGAAACGCCATTGATAAAGATAGAGACCTCCCGGGTAGAGGAAACGCAAAAAGTTCAATGGAGCAATATGGTGCGAGTAGATGAAGAAGGCTCTGGGATTATAGTGGTTAAAGAATCACACAAATGCGTCAATCAATATGGGGTAGATACAGGTGAGTTTATCATTGGTGAAAATGGTATTGAGAATACAGGAACATCACTGTTTTCTTCGGAATTGAATAGTGAAGAATATAAATGGTGTTGGCCATCATGGAGCATTGCTTATTCGGGTGGTGAATATGGGAGTGAGCTGGCTCTTAAAAAGTTTGATCGTATTCGTTACCCTATAGATGAAGATAGGGACATTTATATACAGGCAAATACGTGGGGTTCTGGTAGGGGCAAAACGGCTTCCCAAGAAGAGAATATATTGCTAGAGCTAGAATCTCAGGCAGATTTAGGTATCGATATACAACAAATTGATGACGGTTGGCAGAATAATGATTGGGGTTTACGCAAAGATTGGTATCCAGAAGGATGGCAGAACGTTGTAAACAAATCAAAAGAAACGGGAGTGAAGCTTGGACTGTGGGCAGCGGCAATGCCAGTTACCTATGAAGCTTTAAAAAACAGTTCTGACCAGGCCAATTTTGTCACTTATAAATTAGATTTTGCAAGTTTGGGTACGCATGAGAATATGGAAAAGCTCATGGGTAAAATTAGAAAGTTTATTCTGTATACCAACCAGCAAGTTCGTGTTAATTGGGATTTAACAGAGAATGCACCACGTTTTGGATATTTTTGGGCCAAAGAGTACGGCAGTGTTTATTTAGAAAACCGCAAACCGGATAAGCCTGAAAATGTGGTTTATATTCCACATTTGGTTTTAAGGGATATTTGGCATTTAACCAACTATACAAATATCAATAAGTTTCAAACTTCTATTCAAAATACCGGTATGACCAATAAAAAGGTCAGCGATGCGTATTTGCATACCGACCCTTATGCTGTAGCCATCGGTTTAGTAGGGACTCCTTTGTTTTTTCAAGAAACTCAAAACTACGAGCAAAACAGTAGGGAAGAAATAAAAGCACTATTAAAGGTTTATAAAAAACATAGAAAGGAGATGTACGATAGCTATGTGTTTTCTCTTGGTAATGAACCCAATAATAAAACTTGGTCGGGTTTTCAGTGGTATAAAGAGAATAGAAAATCAGGTTATTTATTATTGTTTAGAGAGTTAGAAAATAATGATTCTGAAACGGAATTGAAATTAAGGTTTTTAAAAAACACAAACGTAGTGTTCACAGATTTGGAAGGTGGAGAATCTAAATCGGTATATATAAAGGAAGATGGTATAGCAAGGTTCAAAATAGATAACCCTGCTTCTTATAAATTTATTAAATATGTGTACGAATGAAAAAACAATTACTTCTGATTATCGCATTATGTGGAATTTTAGTAGGTTTTGAACAGGACACCAAGCCTAACGTTCTCATTATAGGCGACTCCATTTCTATAGGCTATACTCCCTATGTAAAAACGGCTTTGCAGGATAGGGCCAATGTATTCCACAATGAAGGCAATGCCCAACACACCGGTACTGGTCTAGAGAAAATAGAAGAGTGGTTGGGAGAAACACAATGGGATATTATTCATTTTAATTGGGGCCTATGGGATTTGTGTTATCGACATCCTGACTCAAAAGAGAGCGGCAATAGAGATAAGAGAAACGGAACCGTTACTTACACTCCAACGGAATATGGTGAAAATCTCGAAAAGCTGGTTGTTCGTTTGAAAAAAACAAAAGCCAAACTAATTTTCGCTACCACCAGTTATGTGCCAAAAGGAGAGGTAGGTCGTGTTGTAAAATCTGATAATCTATATAACAAAGTGGCTTTAGCGGTTATGAAAAAACACGGCATCACCGTTAATGATATACATAGTTTCGCAAAAAAAGTACATAGAAAACACGCTTCAGGTCAAGGTGATGTACACTATACAAAAAAAGGTTACAAACTTCTTTCCGAACCCGTTGTAAGAAGTATAGAAAAACATCTAAAATCCATTTGAAATCAACGTATATAAAGAGAGTTGTTTATCCAACGAACTAGTCAGATTTAACGCCATAAAATTCTAAAAGTCAGTTAGAAAAACTTAAGAATACATGAGTAAAATAACCTTTTTAGTAACATTGATGTTGTGCGTTCTGTTCTCTTCGTGCGATTCGAATAAGAATAGTAAAACGGTAAAAAAGAAGACGAATATTATTTTGATTTATGCAGATGATTTAGGTGTTGGATTATTAGGTCAAGAAGGTCAAAAAATTATTAAAACACCTCATATAGATGCATTGGCCAGAGAAGGAATGCGTTTTACGAACGCCTATTCCAATATGTTATGTGCACCAGCAAGGGCTTCTCTAATTACAGGTCTCAGAGATTGCCGAGCTGAGAAATTTGAGATTACTCCTGGAGCCATGTACAAAAAAATAAGTACAGAAAACGTATCCTACGCTCAAATTGAAAATAGAATAAATAAAGCCCTTCGTCCTATATCGGAAGACCAGGTGTTTTTAGGACAAATAGCAAAAGAAGCAGGGTATAAAACTGGGCAAATAGGTAAGCTAGAATGGGGTTTT from Zobellia alginiliquefaciens includes:
- a CDS encoding SGNH/GDSL hydrolase family protein; translated protein: MKKQLLLIIALCGILVGFEQDTKPNVLIIGDSISIGYTPYVKTALQDRANVFHNEGNAQHTGTGLEKIEEWLGETQWDIIHFNWGLWDLCYRHPDSKESGNRDKRNGTVTYTPTEYGENLEKLVVRLKKTKAKLIFATTSYVPKGEVGRVVKSDNLYNKVALAVMKKHGITVNDIHSFAKKVHRKHASGQGDVHYTKKGYKLLSEPVVRSIEKHLKSI